The segment GTTGCACCAAAACGTCCATTTAAACGTCTTGATTATAGTCAAGCTATTGAATATTtacgtgaaaataatataacaaaagaGGATGGTACATTTTATGAATTTGGTGAAGACATACCAGAAATGCCTGAAAGAAAAATgactgataaaataaatgagcCAATAATGCTTTGTCGTTTTCCagcaaatattaaatcattttacatGTCAAAGTGTCCAGAAGATTTACGTTTGACTGAGTCAGTTGATGTACTATTGCCAAATGTTGGTGAGATTGTTGGTGGTTCAATGCGTATTTGGAATTATGATGAATTACTTGAGGGTTACAAGAGAGAGGGCATTGATCCAACACCTTATTATTGGTATTCTGATCAAAGAAAATATGGCTCATGTCCACATGGTGGTTATGGTCTTGGTCTTGAAAGATTTTTATGCTGGCTTCTCAACAGATATCACATTCGTGATACTTGTCTTTATCCACGTTTCCTTGAACGTTGTCgtccataaataattttttattttaacttttttttacatttataaattgattattcaatttacTGTAATTGCTTATTCAATTATCATTATGTAATggcattaataaaaataattatcaaaaggATATAATTGTCATTTGCTTTGATAaactttcattttaatttttacgatTTACATTATGTAGTTTAAACATTGGTatacaactttttttatttttatacatgtataaattgTTTGGatagtatatttttcatgCTGGGCTTAAAAAGGTACACACAGAtttgttttagaaaaaaaaaaaaaaatagaaacaaacgtaatatttgtttgttttatttttaaagatattttggtttttttttttttcgatttgcAACAGTAAATGAATAACAAACGATAATTTTTATcggtaatatttatattattgtaaatttacatatataataatcttgtatataatattttcaacaattatttatttacctgaaTAAGATTGCCTCAAAGTCAATAgacaatcgaaaaaaaaaaaatggaaaagacAACACATGCAGATTGCTTttctttgaattaaattttcattttgtcaaaattattgttcaataaaataacttgatagattatttataataatttattataaaaaaaaatttaataacaataataattattattaattattgaaattcaCACAAggctaaatttatttttttattttttgacaatcTGTAtgccaatttatttgttttttttttattaattaatttcggTAACTCAATTCATGTAAAAATGGTTTTCCCGCCTGCGGTTCTCATTTTGctgaataatgaaaaacaaaaaaaaaattatatataaatattaaattatacagaaaacaattatttaaataaatgaatttaaattattaaaaaaagcagtgaatttttttattttattttaattatatttttcaaatgcggtggtatttttcatttggcattattgactttttttttcataacaataataaatatttattaaattttttcactgctttaaaaataataataattaattaaataaaaggaataataattaaacatatttgctaaataattatataatttttttttgtcttctattttgataaaacattGATAAAGAATTAACGTGCATGAAATTTGCGTTATCAAATTACTttcaacatcatttttttgtatatattaacgttcattttttttttttttttgtatacataatactattttacttatttaatcTATCAACACCACCACAcgacataatttattataatttatattgaccTAATTCAAACACAAATTAGTATGATAATTTATTCCAATTCATacttttattaacaaatatttaatagtcagttgtttttttgttatttattttttatcaaattaatgattaaaaatttgatatggAAAGTGAAAAAGCTTAGAATAAGAAAGACTTTAAATAGGCCAAAATTGAAAACTTTAAATGcgctaaataaaataataatcaagtaatTTATAGATTATAATTATGAGACTATTCTATTGACAAGTATCGAGtacaattaattgatatatgaataataattatgctcattaaataattatacaataaacagtttgaaaaataaatataatataaattaatttgttgaccaaattcatcatcacttgtttgaataaatatttgttgttgttgttaattaaattaaaatgatactgtttaattttttttaattataaaaatttaataatcaattaaattgttttattccttttttttcaattattaatattttttttttctcctcccATTACTTTGATCATTGgtcttaaattttatgaatgtaACTTTGgttgtgatttatttttttatttacttactattattaattaattaattattttttaacatttttatttatttatttttaaattgtttgaaCAACACAGTCACGTTCAGGCAATTGTCGTACTTTCATTGAGCCATCAGCACCACATGAAAATAGTCGTCCAGCTGAATCAACATGTAATTGTGTAACACCCTggggataaataatttaatgataaataaatattattggagttgataaatttaatattttaaaatacatacttggccaatatttttgaaaaaacttgATCTTGGATGTTCACCAGGGAAGAAATACATCAACGTGTGAACTGTCAAAGCCCAGAcctaattaaaagaaaaacaaataaacaattaaataacgtaaattaaaaaattaatttgtataattgtATACCTTGATGTCTCCATCACCAGCACCACTGACGAAAAATTCTTCATGTGGATCAAGTGCCAAACATTTAATTGCCGAATCATGAGCATGAAATCTGTGTCTTTGTTGTCTTTGTCTAacatcaaatatattaatatcacCTTTTTTACCACcacttattaataattgatgttgTGGTGCAAGTATAACAGAGCTTGCACCTTGATCATGACATGTAAAACCTTGTACAAGTGATTTATTTTGTGGTAATAATGTATCCCATAATGCAACATTTCTTCCTTCAGATCCATGACCAGCTGTTGCAACAAGACTACAAGCACCAAGGAAGACAAAATCAGATGTAACTTTACTGTgacattgataattaaaaaatggtcTTGCAGTTCCTTCTCTGCATGCAACTTGAAATAGACTTAGATGACCATCAGAATCAGCAACACCAAATTTATTACCATGTTGAGCAAAACGTACACGAGTTACTTTTGCAAATGTACCAGCTGGTCTTGGTGTTGCAACTGCTGTTTGATGACCCCATTCCCACAATGATACTGAACCATCTTGTGATCCAGTTAAGtctgttaattttatattattattaattatttttataaattttataatattactaTTTAGTGAAACTTACACAGAGGCAAAAGTGGATGTGCTGAAACTCTTCTTATTCCATCAATTTTATGCTTCAATATCTgtcacaacaaaatatatttttatattttaaacaattaaaaatataactaattatataattaacaattacaaacaaaaattttagacttgtaatattatttatttactattttcaattgggatattaatatcaaatatatttttatttaaatattcatatgtatgaaaattaattattaaaaataaatatattaaactaaaactaacaaaaaatatatattgtgattaggtaaataataaattaattaataataataattgtgtagaattaacaacaaattagGTGTtcatgcaaaataaaaatttctttcttttttttggtctcacaaatatttgtatatttaaaataacaacaccaaccgataataattatcacaGCATGCAGGAAAATTGTCaataaacaagtaaaaaaattaaaaaataaacactattaataaattaataataacgacaataaataaatataaaaaaaaaacagtcaaaaataaataaacaacacaGCGAAAAATAGCCAGTAATAAATCTCGttcagaaaaaaatgtaaaaaaaaatttaatgataaatgattattgatgatgaaaaaataatcgattaataaatttaattgtaatattatttaatttatttgtatttattttatcgatgattattgatgacaatgaatatttaaaaaaaaaaaaaaaagaattaattgatgaatggATGTTAATGATGACAAATGATGTAcagtaatatttttgattaaaaaaagtaaatatatatattattaggAAAAAGGCTAGGGTCTTGTTTAGATGTTAGTCTCACCGGCTTTAACAAGTGTTTGCTCCTATCAGCGACAAACTGACAGAAGCGCAGGTCGTGGGAGCCAGGAAAAGCGGGCATCCCCTTCATCTGAACGAGCGCGTGAGCCATCAGGTAAGTGACGAAGACCAAGTTATTGATGTTAGGCAAGCATTAAACAAGCAACATTTTTCACCGTCACCAATTGAGCGTTACCCCcaaattatttagatattatttttgtttaagaAAAAgagattaaaagaaaaataaaaacaaaaaagaaaaatagtaaaatagaaaaagactatagaaaatatattatttcaaaaataaataaataaattttcatcattttttttttttaaaaatataaattatatacctgaaatttattattaacaaattggCTCTTAATatcgaattattattttcaatcccAAGGGCTCACTGTTTTTATACTAAATTAaaccgaatttttttttaatttcaattgcaTGCATTCAATGCTTCAGTGTCATCGTTagtgattttaataaatttataattaatatcattaaaactattattaaaatttatattagaaaataattatagtttaaaaatataaatagataaaaaaatatatcaaggaaaattattatcagttaaaaggtggttttttttcttttttttttttttacataatttattgtgTTGTGCTAttagtaatatttaaatgataaataatatttatataaatagataaataacaTCACTGTTAAGGtgcttatttatatttaaaaaaaaattgaggtgTTATTGGTCTAaacagaaattatttaaagccactataaattatgtaatttgattatatttgtgtatttgttaattttaaatttaaatttattttttttatcaattaaggatttaaaaaaaattaaatattatatagtgTCAGggcattaataaataatttgggTAAAGCACaagatgtaatattattatataaaaataaatgaattataaatgattGACTTACCACACTTGCTCCACGTCCACTCTGACTGGCAATTCCTGATTGTGGTTGAGGACTATTTGATGTTGGACTTTGTGCAAGTAACGGTCGATCAGCTGCAgtctgtaaataattaaattttcaattattataattgaatgaataaataaataaattaaattacctgtATGACTAGAAAACTACTTGGTGGTACTGGCTCAagatcaattgatttattaagattaataatatcaaattcacATTCATCTTCAAGCCATGATGGAAGCTCTAAAAGTAATGATATATCCATTTCTTGTACTTCACGTGGTGTTGCAAGTGCCATTAATCCAGCATTAACTTGATTTAAACAAAATGCACTAATACTATCTTGTTCTTTATGAATAATTCTAACTGGTTCAGGAATATTTGTTGTAGCACCATTTTCACTTGTTTTATCTTCACCAGTACCACCTCCTCCTCTTGTTGTGCTATCAATACCCATTTGATTAtctaatattgatgataatgatctTCTTTTACCAAATACAGctcttataaatatatcttgtaCAGATTCTTGTCTAACAAGATATGCCCATAATCTATTTGCTGGTGCTGCTGATGCTAATCTTGTATTAAATGGTGTATTACCTTTTTCAAGAAGTGAACGATATTTATGTATTGCTGGTTTACCTGGTGTTGGTATTGGATCTGGTGTACAACCAGGTATATAATTAACTGGTGGTGGTCCTTTTGTTTCAAGTTCATCTTTTAATGTTTCTTGCCATTGTGCTGCAATACCAAGTGTACCATGTATCAATGGTGAACTAACTGGTAATTCTTGCATTTCAATACCGGCAACAGTTAAAAAATcttgtaattgtttttgtaatattttaacaatagcTAATCTCATTATTGACCAACTATAACCATTTGGATTTGAATGTTCAATATTAtcttttggtttattttttggtttaatatttgtatcaaatatatcttcttcttcatctgaTGAACCAAGATCAGATATTGCTGAATCAGATGAATCATAATCAATTTCATCAGCATATTCACTTTGTATTAATggtttcattaaaaaatatgataccATACTCATTTGTGGTGATACAAATTGTTCACGATATGTTGGTTTATCTTCTTTAATACTTGGTTGTTGTGTACTAAATTGTCCAagtaatttcatatttaatttattacgttgttttgttattgtatTCCATACACCACCAGCAGCAGCTTGTATATCACCAGATATACTATCAGTTCTTTCAACACTAATATTTGGTCCACTtgatcttgttgttgttgttggtgttgttgttgttataccACCACTAGAACTTGATGCTATTTTAACCAATTTTTTAACACCACCACCAAATAAACATGACcatgtattattatcaaatttttgtcCAACTAAACGATAAAGTATATGACTATCACAACTTGATAATGCATATACAAATAAACTCATATAAGTTGCAACAAATGTTTCACATaatagaatatttaattttggtgtatcttcatctttttcacGTGCAAGTAAAGCACGAAGATTAGTAACACCTGGCCATTTTGATGGTAATGTTGTTATTGATATACTTTCATCCATTGAATATCTACGTCCATAACGATTTGATGCAACTAAATGACCACCAGAAAATGATTCAATTTCACTAACTGCTGCTGGAAAATTATCTGGTTGTTGATGTTTCATAACAAATGTATCTGAATCACATAATGATTGATAAATACAAGCACTTAATGCAACAGCTAAATCACGCATTATAAATACTTCACAATAATGAGTATTACGATTTGGTGTTGGTGTATTACGTAATTCAACTAATGTTTGTAACATATCATGAGCAAGTGATTGTAAATGACGTACTGGATCAGCAACAACTGTTTTATTACATGCAACACTTGCACTTAATAATGGTAATGTTGTTGGAAATGGTAATGGacttaataattgttgttgagttttttcttgttgtaatTCTTGAAGTAATAATACTAATTCCATTCTAACTGATGCTAAACCACCACCAGATGCACCATGCAATGAACAATAAGATAACAATGTTCTTAGTAATGTTTCATTTGCCTTGAgccatttttttcttcttgcagCTCTTTGTACTTTAGCttcaaaatcaaatttttcagCAACTAAAATTTCATGTAATGTTGGCTGTTCACCTGGTTTATATGGTGCAACATCATCAGCAATAGCACTATCATATTCAGTAACATTTATAACATCACCATCTGAATTAACACTGTAACTACAAAGTTGACGAAGTGCATCAACTTCACGTTCAAGCCATACATATAATTGATAACGTAATTGACCACCATCAACTTCAAAACCAGTTGCAAGTGTTGATAATTCttccattaaaatttttaaacatgcaacaaattttaattgttgtgcCATTATATCCAATGAACCAACTGGCTTTGTtacttcttctttttcattaataatatttttattattatcttttttagtATCACCAGCATTACTACTATCTAATTTCATACTCATTGGTGGACTATCatgtttatcatcatcttcatcatcattattatcatcatcatcatcatcccattttatttgaaatttatcatcatcatcatcaatttttttagtaactGGCTGTGACCAATCTAGCGTTGAGCTATCACCCcaatcaattgatgatgatgaattaatttctttgaCATTTGGTTCACTATCCCAACCAAGTATACCAGTATCAATTTGTGAATCAAGAGGTCTTGTTTTACTTGGactatttaataaacttgGTGAATCATCAATACTTGTATCAATAACTTTATTTGGTAGCTTTGATAGTACTTCAAGTGCAAGTGCTGGACAACCAGCTTTAAAATGTGCATGTGCAGTTGTAAAATAAAGTTGTCTTTCAAGTGGTGTTATACTATCTTCaagtaataattgtttatctgGTTGTCCTTTTGTTTCAGTACCATAACTAAAACCAGATAATACAACAGATGacatacctttttttttatcttgtgcTGTTGATGCAATATATTGTCTTATTAATAATGGATGTGTtcttaaataaacataaaaattaaatacatttggATTTGCTGTTGCACCTTCTGGTTTTTCTGATTCATCATTATATTGTGAATGTAATGTACCaacatttgttaataataatgtatttaatgAACCAGAATAATCTTTTAACAACCATAATGCCATACTACGTAAAAATGGATCTGGATGTGCTTTATTTATATCTGGATTATTACCATTCTCATCACAACCAAGAATTTCTTCGTACAATAATCTTTTTAAATTGGCTGATGTCATATCATCTTCATATAAACGTGCAATAATCATTGCCAATTGtatgtcatttaatttatttaaacaaacatCAATAGCATCTCTCAATGCACCAgctagtaaaaaaaatgcagcAGCATGATCAAATCTTTGTTTACCCAATAATGCATATGCATTTTTTAATGCTGCTTTTCTCCAACGATcttcagtaaaattatttgaaaaaaatgctGTCATTCTTTCATctcttttatttctaaataaaccccatactaaatttttttttttcattgcaagATAATATATTGCAGCATCAAGTGGATCTTGATTCAACTGAAATGCTgcttttgcaattttttcaatggatTTTTTCAACACAATATTACTACGTATCCACCAGCCAACACCTAgttcttttaaaattgaccATTTTGGTTGTCCTTTAGCATATGATGGTATAAGACCAAGTAGCTCTTCTTCAGATTCTGAATGAAATGCCCATACaagattatttgttgatacaCCTTGTTTTTGAAATTGTGCACGTTGTGCAAGTggtaaacatttaattaaataattataatgtttCATTGCTAATAAAAATCGCAAACCACAATCATCAAGTGAATCTGTTGATACAGTTTCACCATCTGGTAGACcagttaaattttctttagcAATTGCTGTTTTAGCAGCATCAATTGCAAATCTATCAGCAAAATCAACATTACAAGTTGATACAGTATCAGCAAGTGCAAGTAAATGCATTTGATCTAAACTTGATAAACCAGgtaaatgtgtatgtgttaATAAACGTGATAATAATCTTCCTTGTCTTGGTCCAAAATGTGATATACCTTGACGTTCTGGTACTGATGATCTACGATCTTTTTGTCTTTTACAatcataattttcatcaagCATATCATCAAGTGATTCACCCTCATCAACATTACcatcaaataaaacattataatcttgtttattatcatcattttgtaATTGTGTTGTATTTGTTTCTTTATCAGCAATTAATAATGTCCATAATGGTAATGGTGGTATTGATGTTATTTCAGCATAATCAAGTGTTAATTCTTCTGGTATTTGTGTTGTTGAACCACGTGATTCAAGTGGTGATGTTGTACCAGCATATGTTACAGACATTGTTCTTGATCTTGTCCATGTACCACGTTGTTTCATTAAACTTTCATCATCAGCTCTTATTGAACATGATGATGTTATACATCTAACTAAATGTGATAATATTGCTTTGACCCATCTTATTTTACCAGAATTTAGGAGTTCCATTAATTGTTTTGGATGATATTGTGGTAATACAGGACATGCTATTCTTGATGCTTCAAATAAACCATAATCAGGcatataatcaaaattaacaatatcattattttgcatacaacgtttttttttagcatctaACATTGTTAAATTGATACTACTAACACGTGATAAATGTGGCATTGATGATACATTTGCAAGTCTACGTTGTGATGTTTCATGTGCCAATGTACGTAAATCTTCATCACGTAAATTTCTACTTGCTTGA is part of the Aphidius gifuensis isolate YNYX2018 linkage group LG1, ASM1490517v1, whole genome shotgun sequence genome and harbors:
- the LOC122860418 gene encoding dmX-like protein 2 isoform X3, which translates into the protein MNCHQILSGACNAGDRCYAVGSVEGISFTAYAAGCNIVILASNFERVQIIPGAVHNYIRISCLDCSTDTGKIAAAYENQICIFEPTPLIHTTCSHQLEYRWVQTGSLQTEFHITSLSWNLEGTRLLTGGELLQLWHQNIQPFHDDHPTKTKIAHPEEVTTSGANQSVTGNSSQDPTVVTFSIGGEAESPLPNDTNPMNEPGGWNCVWKCRTATPVHLMSFSPDGTLFATTGLNDRLVKIWFENKNLFPLRGVDHHGCFGTSIPNDSYSFVYIAHPRAVTHLSWRKTSKYMPKGSVSNMLVTSCRDNICRVWAETIPPEIEGLANMSQFEGSDRHHHHGKRHHSMHKHRFMQRLKHMKTCFHIRRHAKQQHQAGHSAPTLPTLPSTYSVHDFHNNYQSTGGHFPGMHFHLAASINAETDIPLVPSLITDDPEREPNFILHWLNNKEMHFTMQAENILQELTRKVVEKEEGLHNNNHHHETDHVEHDSEDEHTPKKSSRHQNSAKRTTSQDDHSSDEHHTPHTGSSHHSLPYSVHSHASLSNTTSINSIATDAASSINHGPDSLDTKIETLLRDWHHNPDLLFSIHPIDGSFLIWHVEWLDEYHPGSFRQAQISFSTRIPNAFPLGDASTMSHNVSMYSHNTGGPLLSIREVAKSSAKSNEHNEILTPLPSVIEQDEDQSTLTSKAGQEFIQSVRNYTDQKQNNASMQNNTSGGGAGNAANNAADISKNNQDVVNDFLAHPSPIVSMVSKHSNGTLNLWQLTFADKTKFSQVLSIGHACRASGHRFRVNDITCHPVLPLLVTTSHHNIPEFNPNNSDVSNDNDNVNNNDNNNCQNNNNNNDNNNLRNKEIMSATGFCSELILWRVDAVGPLSKSGGVSELARINSPEISAFSNVAWIPTLLPSTTLGNLSNSPSACFVASDGQCLRVYQAVIDARTLLAEVSISERRSRMMDSMASISTDISSDDGIRHSIHDRIKIVSQQSTARPGCVIQLDAISDATHDWQNTQFLHVFQEQLITGERNDEKLPGIDTTANDLGLMESTLDAMVDLQQSSIFEEPFYIVVLERTQKGTTVHMWRLVIASQPETNGLTGSMMYVPDSHLVQDDDDDGTPGRSGFEGRRSRRQSQSGIGINTSTNTNTNTNTTNSNTNANANTGRSRRSSQADFDQSYLHRRHHNSHVLITTTKVCTQELPLPDGVEVVHAAPAAGHLSSSSIYPACFAPYIVVTACSDSTVRFWKCNVTKNNKNNSEKVEEEKEKDDVLSYEWKEWEMIRKDQESTIDISGQPLNISAAYSGRIACAYKYGKSFTRPTKSDPDSRYVNLCVAIYECESTGGSEWILEDTIHLKNIHLPRIQVDQHLDLSYLYDSRYLQKKQRLTQVLQTLSHEDIRSPRNGGNGGSLGVNGGNGINDTNENSKTNAGLLAVPSFSTLQSLRKSIIENGNTCPLTQKHLVQLDWVSKEDGSHILTVGVGSKIMLFTPVCSDLAQANMKAMKESQTNNRPILRKTSSLAQPQFVDEIRWMKLRKINLTTADGLPPLPMQISWVRDGILVVGMDSEMHVYSQWKPNPKNDCTSSSSLQHQESDEFQASRNLRDEDLRTLAHETSQRRLANVSSMPHLSRVSSINLTMLDAKKKRCMQNNDIVNFDYMPDYGLFEASRIACPVLPQYHPKQLMELLNSGKIRWVKAILSHLVRCITSSCSIRADDESLMKQRGTWTRSRTMSVTYAGTTSPLESRGSTTQIPEELTLDYAEITSIPPLPLWTLLIADKETNTTQLQNDDNKQDYNVLFDGNVDEGESLDDMLDENYDCKRQKDRRSSVPERQGISHFGPRQGRLLSRLLTHTHLPGLSSLDQMHLLALADTVSTCNVDFADRFAIDAAKTAIAKENLTGLPDGETVSTDSLDDCGLRFLLAMKHYNYLIKCLPLAQRAQFQKQGVSTNNLVWAFHSESEEELLGLIPSYAKGQPKWSILKELGVGWWIRSNIVLKKSIEKIAKAAFQLNQDPLDAAIYYLAMKKKNLVWGLFRNKRDERMTAFFSNNFTEDRWRKAALKNAYALLGKQRFDHAAAFFLLAGALRDAIDVCLNKLNDIQLAMIIARLYEDDMTSANLKRLLYEEILGCDENGNNPDINKAHPDPFLRSMALWLLKDYSGSLNTLLLTNVGTLHSQYNDESEKPEGATANPNVFNFYVYLRTHPLLIRQYIASTAQDKKKGMSSVVLSGFSYGTETKGQPDKQLLLEDSITPLERQLYFTTAHAHFKAGCPALALEVLSKLPNKVIDTSIDDSPSLLNSPSKTRPLDSQIDTGILGWDSEPNVKEINSSSSIDWGDSSTLDWSQPVTKKIDDDDDKFQIKWDDDDDDNNDDEDDDKHDSPPMSMKLDSSNAGDTKKDNNKNIINEKEEVTKPVGSLDIMAQQLKFVACLKILMEELSTLATGFEVDGGQLRYQLYVWLEREVDALRQLCSYSVNSDGDVINVTEYDSAIADDVAPYKPGEQPTLHEILVAEKFDFEAKVQRAARRKKWLKANETLLRTLLSYCSLHGASGGGLASVRMELVLLLQELQQEKTQQQLLSPLPFPTTLPLLSASVACNKTVVADPVRHLQSLAHDMLQTLVELRNTPTPNRNTHYCEVFIMRDLAVALSACIYQSLCDSDTFVMKHQQPDNFPAAVSEIESFSGGHLVASNRYGRRYSMDESISITTLPSKWPGVTNLRALLAREKDEDTPKLNILLCETFVATYMSLFVYALSSCDSHILYRLVGQKFDNNTWSCLFGGGVKKLVKIASSSSGGITTTTPTTTTRSSGPNISVERTDSISGDIQAAAGGVWNTITKQRNKLNMKLLGQFSTQQPSIKEDKPTYREQFVSPQMSMVSYFLMKPLIQSEYADEIDYDSSDSAISDLGSSDEEEDIFDTNIKPKNKPKDNIEHSNPNGYSWSIMRLAIVKILQKQLQDFLTVAGIEMQELPVSSPLIHGTLGIAAQWQETLKDELETKGPPPVNYIPGCTPDPIPTPGKPAIHKYRSLLEKGNTPFNTRLASAAPANRLWAYLVRQESVQDIFIRAVFGKRRSLSSILDNQMGIDSTTRGGGGTGEDKTSENGATTNIPEPVRIIHKEQDSISAFCLNQVNAGLMALATPREVQEMDISLLLELPSWLEDECEFDIINLNKSIDLEPVPPSSFLVIQTAADRPLLAQSPTSNSPQPQSGIASQSGRGASVILKHKIDGIRRVSAHPLLPLYLTGSQDGSVSLWEWGHQTAVATPRPAGTFAKVTRVRFAQHGNKFGVADSDGHLSLFQVACREGTARPFFNYQCHSKVTSDFVFLGACSLVATAGHGSEGRNVALWDTLLPQNKSLVQGFTCHDQGASSVILAPQHQLLISGGKKGDINIFDVRQRQQRHRFHAHDSAIKCLALDPHEEFFVSGAGDGDIKVWALTVHTLMYFFPGEHPRSSFFKNIGQGVTQLHVDSAGRLFSCGADGSMKVRQLPERDCVVQTI